The Sulfurovum zhangzhouensis genome includes the window GTGGTTTGATAAAAACGGCAAAGTTACAAAAACAGAGCTTTATAAAATGGATAGACCTGTCAACGTCATGAAAAAGATACAGACTCCTGATCATACAGAAACTATAGAAGAGTTTAAAGTACTTGATTTTAACCCTCAAAACAGAAGACCGGAATAATCCTACTCCGGTTTTATAAACTAATTTTATTTATATTATAAATTTATCTTTATTATTTAATTTATTATAGTTTGATAAATTTTTTTTATTGTTATACATATATTTTTTTAATTACTATGTAACATTTCCTGTGGTAAAATTTATGCATAGGGCATATTTAATGATAATTATTTTAAATATGCCCTTGATGAAATCATAAATCAAAGGGAGACAACATGATTGGAAAATTAGTACGGTCTGGTTTAGCATCTGCACTGGTCTTTGGTGCTGCATATGCTGCTAATTCAGATTATCCTAAAACTCCACCATTTAGCTTGGACAAGCTAGAAAAAGTGAAACTAAATGGGCAAGAGGAGTTCCAACCTAAAAGTGACTATAACATGTTCGTTAACTACGAACTTGGTATGCACTGTGTTGGATTTGAAATGAGTTACTGTTGTGTGATTCCACCATACAACTCGATTCAATCTCAAGCCATTCAAATCGGGAAAAACGGGAAACTACCAAAACTACTTACACCTGAGGATAAAGTAAAACTTTATTACAACACTAAAGACAACTCTTATAGTGAAGGTAATAAAATGAAGTACTGGTCTGTTCCTAAAGATGTCGACGGTGACGGACACTTTGACAGCCCGGGTGACAACGTAGCAAACTATGTATGGAAACACCTCTTTATCTACAAAGACCTTGAAGGAACAATTCCTGCGGGTGCAACAGAAAAAGACAGACTTCATATAGGGAAAGAAGTTAAAGTGAAGATCGATGCAGGTCCATCAGGCAAACCGGTCTCAGGCGGATATATGGACTATGTAGGGAAAGATGGTGGTAACATCGTTATGACCGATACACTTGTACCTCCAGTTAAAGATGTCAAACTTGTTTTAACAGCTTCTCACCTTTGGGATGCATTAGGACTTCCATTGACTGCTTTTAATGACAGTACGAGAAGAGGTACAATCCGTTCAGTTACAGAAAAAGATTTCCAACCGTTCCAGTACTCTCAAGTTGCACTGCACGACAGTACAGGTAAACCAATTACAGATAAAGAAGGGAAGCCTTATCAGTACTTTGGAACTAACCCGGTAGATATCCCTAACTGTTATGCATGTCACTCCAGAAACGGTAAAGCAGCACAAATGGCAAGAGATGAAGGTTTGATGCAATCAGATGCTGAATATGAGTATTGGAAGACATACCCGGATGAAAGTGAATATATGGCAAGACTTTCTGAAGCTTCAATCAACATTCTTTCACTTCATGATAAACACCACGGAACTACATTCCTAAGTGACTATAAATCTGATGCACCGGGTAACCGTTTGGGTAAAACAGGTGAAGTAAACTGTGCTGACTGTCACGGTGACAACGTATCAGGAAACCTAGAAGAACCTAGACCAGGTGCGACAGGGTATAAGACAGTAAAAGCAAAACCAATGACTGAAGCGATACATGGATTCCACCTTGCTATGGTACCAATGCCAGACGCAGCAGGAAGATCACAATCGTGTCAATCTTGTCACCCTACTCACTTCCAAAATCCTAACATGAACGATGATACAAACCCGTTCCGTGTTACAGACAGATATGGTGAAGGTAGATTTGCTAAAGGTGATATCAGAAATTCAGGTGGAGGATGTTATGTTAGACGTGATGCTCACTCTAACCCGGATGCGAAGCCTCCATTCTTCCTCAACTCATATGGTAAATGGCAGCTTGAAAATGTTTCTATGAAAGATGAGCATGGTAAACCATCAAGTGAGATGAGAGGTCTTTACTGTACTAACTGTCACACAAAAGTAGCTCAAGCAATGTACGCTTACGATGATATTACAAACGACAGTATGCAAACAGGTAAATCACTTAGAAACAAATCTCTTAAAGAGATCGTTAAAGAAGTGGCAGGCGGTGATATGAAAAAATTTGCTGCGATCGCGGACCCTAAATCAACTGGTGATAATGAAGTACTCAAGTACTATAGTGAGCACAAATCAGCAACACTTGTTAAAAATGTTGGTAAAGACGGTAACCTTGATCTAAAACCTTGGAATCATCCAGAAGGTGGAGAAGTACCGTACATTGCAGCATCAGGCGGTAATGACTGGTGGCTATCAGCAAGTGAACCACACTGTGCAGACTGTCACGCAGCACCGTTTGTAGAGGAAAATACAGGAGGTAAGTACTTCCCGATTGATCAACCGAACAAGTATTCACTCTATAGATACTCTAAAGCACATGGAAATATCGCATGTCAATCTTGTCATGAGTCAACACATGGACTCTACTCTACAAGATATGACGGTGAGAGATCAGTGGATATTACAACACATGAACAAGCACTTCAATACTCACCGGATGGTAAGTATACAGGTCCTGTAACATGTGCAGCATGTCACACAGTTAATAAAAATGGTGTACCGTCACAACTCAAAGGTACAGCATATGAAAATGACTACTGGGCATCTGTAACACTCGCTCACTTTATGAGAGAAGGTGATCAAAAACTTTCTGTAAAAGAGCTTGTAGAAAAATACCCATATGACAAATCTAGCCAAATCGTAAAAGATAGCTGGAAATAATCTACTATCCCCAAGTTTTCTTGGGGATATCCCTATCTCCTATCCTTATCTGATTCTTTCCATTTTCATTGCGATGATTAGGCTTCAAAACTTCTAATGGCCATTCAATATTGGATAGTAGTATAATTAATAACATTCAAGAAAAGGAGAAGAAAATGAAATATTTTTATTACACACTTTTGATTTTTCCTCTATGTATACAAAACAGCATCGCTCAAAGTGACCTAGTCCCCTGTAGTGATCCCGGAAAATATATCGTAGAGGACCTAACACAGAAATCAACCTATAAAAACTGTCAACGTAATGGTATGACATATTGGTACAATGATAAAGGAAAGATCAAATCTGCAGTCAACTTCAAAGATGGGAAAGAGAACGGTACCTATATTTCCTACTATGACAACGGCAAGAAAAAACTTATCGTTGATTTCGTCGATGGTCAGAAAAACGGTCTGCAGCAGATGTTCTATGACAATGGCCAACTAGGTTCTGAAGTAAACTACGTAATGGGAAAACGCGAAGGCATTATGACAGATTGGGATGAAGAAGGTTATAAATCTTCTGAAGTCTTTTATAAAAATAACTATAAAGTCGGGATAAAAAAATATTTTGACCATAAAGGCAACGTGATCCAAACAGAAGAGTATAAAATGGACAGAAACCCTGTCATGCTAAAACTCCTCAAAGATAAACGAAAAGAGATCATGATAGATCTTTCCAAGTATGGCCTAATGCCTGAAAATGCCCCTGAAGAGGAACGTGTGAGATAATAAACTATCTCACCCTCTTATCTTTTCAAAGATCTCTCTGCGGTCTTTTTGGATCTCAACCTCAGAGATTTGTATCCTCTTTTTAAATTTTTTATAGAGTATGAACTGCAACACAATCCCGATTACACCCAAAAATGAAAGATAGTAAAAAAGCCACTTAAGATCCATTCCGAAATAATCGAAGAGTATTGCACTCAAGCCTCCGCAGAGAATGGACAAAGAGATTATAAAAGAACGTATCATCAAATAATCTTTCAGCTCAACACTCTCACCTTGCATAAAATCTACCGTATGTATCCTCACAATCTCAAAAGTGATCCCCTGGATCGTAAATATAGAAAGTATTACATAGGTAAAGACAACTGCTGACCATTGGTAAAACATATAACTCATGATCTGAACGATATCCAGCATAATTGCAAATAGATAGATATTGTAGATCTTGGTATGTTTGAAAAGCGGCTGAATAAACCCGTCCAATGCACCGATCAGCATGTAGATACTGATCATATAAACAGGAAGATACGTTCCTTCAAGCTTGGTTACAAAAGGGAGTATGACCCAATCTATATAGGTGATAATATAGAGTACGATCACTTGTATCTTTAAAAACTTGCTTTGACAAATCTCATTAAACATATTTTTGTAGTTTGTAATCGGCATGAGAACTCACTAAATTAAGATCATAAATCATACTACAAAAAGACCATAATGTATCAAAAAATGGTTATTTTATTTCAATTCACCCCAACTATCACCAATACTTGCCGAACATACAAGCGGCACATTAAGTTCCAGTACATTTTCCATCGTATGAACAAAACGCTTGGCGATCTCATGGACCTTCTCTTCTTTAACTTCAAAGATCAGTTCATCATGGATCTGAAGCAGCATAAAGGCATCCAATTCCTCTTCTTTGATCATTGTATCGATCTCCAGCATCGAAAGCTTGATAAGGTCAGCTGCACTACCCTGGAATACAGTATTGACTGATTCCCGCAGTATACCGGCTTTCTGCATCCCGTTAGCATTTTCATAATCAAAAATACGTCTACGCTTTAAAAGCGTCTCAACATACCCGTCAATTTTGACACTCTCCTGGATACCCTCTATGAAACTTTTGACCGTAGGGAAGGTAGCAAAATAACTTTTGATCACCTCTTTGGCTTCATTCATTGTTACACCGGTATCCTCTGAGAGTTTTTTAGGCCCCATCCCATAAAGCAGACCAAAGTTTACAGCCTTGGCAAAGTGTCTCTTCGCTTTAGCATTCTCTGCTCCAAAGAGCTTAACCGCCGTTGCCAAGTGAATATCTTCACCCTGATTAAAGGCTTCCATTAAGGCTTTATCTCCTGAAAAGTGTGCTAAAAGACGCAACTCTATCTGGGAGTAGTCTATACTCACCAGCTTGTATCCCTCTTTAGCGATAAACGCTTCTCTCACTGAACGGCCTAATTCTGAACGAACAGGGATATTTTGGAGGTTTGGTTCTTTTGAGCTTAACCTCCCAGTAGCCGTTCCCGTCTGGATAAATGAAGTATAGATACGACTATGTTCATCTTCTTTAGCCAATTTTAACAGTGGATCAACATAGGTAGAGAGCATTTTTTGGTTCTCACGATACTCCAAAATCTTACCGATCACTTCATGTTCATCGCTGAGTGATTGAAGTACTGCTTCATTGGTAGAGTAACCTGTCTTGGTTTTTTTACCGCCTTTAAGTCCCAACTTGACAAAAAGGATCTCCCCAAGCTGTTTTGTTGACTTGATGTTAAACTCACTCTCTGTCAAGGTATAGATCTCTTCGGTCAGTTTTGCAAGTCTGCTACTAAGATCTTTTTGAAGTGTTTTCAGATGATTTTGATCTACTTTAATCCCGAGACTCTCCATTTTAATCAATACATTGATAAACGGATACTCTACATCCTTGGCTTCTTTTAAAAGCGGAGTAAGTGAAGCAAGCTCCATTTTCTTTTTGAGCGCGAAATAAAGGAGTCTTGTCATCCAAGCATCCTCAGCTGCATAAAAAGCTGCTTCTTCGATCGACACTGCAGAGAAATCCTCACCTTTTTTAACCATGTCTTTAAACGGTTTCATATCATACTTGAAGAACTTTTCTGCCAATGCATCAAGCCCTACTCGTGTACCCGGATCACTAAGCCAGGCCATGATCATTGTATCTGCATATGGGACCATCTCTTCAAAACCGAACTGATGATAAAGCAAAGAGAAATCAAACTTCAGGTTTTGTCCGACGATATTGTACTGCATCAGTTTTTTCAATGCTTCTACGGCATCAGCTTCATCTACTTGTGCTTCTACGCCTAGATAATTATGTGCTAGAGGAACATAGTAAGCTTGAGTATCCTCAAATGCAAAACTAAAGCCCACCATTTTGTCTTTTGTGGTATCAAGCCCGGTTGTCTCTGTATCAAAAGCAACGATGGTATCTTCACTGATGCTCTCAATGACTCTAAAAAGCTTCTCTTTGGTATCCAGTGTCACTGCTTCAAAGCCAAGTACGTGTCTAGCATCATGTGATACCTCTTTGATCACACAATCAGCAGGTTCACCTACACTTGCTTTTCTAATTGCCTGATTCATTTCATATTTATGAAATTCATCCAGCAAACAGCTCAAGTAGTTTTTGTCCTCAAAAATAAAATTCTCAAGATCC containing:
- a CDS encoding toxin-antitoxin system YwqK family antitoxin → MKYFYYTLLIFPLCIQNSIAQSDLVPCSDPGKYIVEDLTQKSTYKNCQRNGMTYWYNDKGKIKSAVNFKDGKENGTYISYYDNGKKKLIVDFVDGQKNGLQQMFYDNGQLGSEVNYVMGKREGIMTDWDEEGYKSSEVFYKNNYKVGIKKYFDHKGNVIQTEEYKMDRNPVMLKLLKDKRKEIMIDLSKYGLMPENAPEEERVR
- the polA gene encoding DNA polymerase I; protein product: MKTITIIDTFGFFFRSYFALPPLRNAEGFPTGLLTGFINFVDSLHKDHNTDYLVFALDSKGKTFRNDVYEEYKAHREAPPEDLVKQLPVAIEWVEKMGFANLSKEGYEADDVIATVTRIAKEKGMKVRIVSHDKDLYQLIDDGIVVMYDSVKKKEVDEAACIEKFGVKPKDFINFQAIVGDSSDNVPGVKGIGQKGASKLINEYGTLEAIYEDLENCGTARIQTLLTESKESAFLSRDLVTMRDDVYETLDLENFIFEDKNYLSCLLDEFHKYEMNQAIRKASVGEPADCVIKEVSHDARHVLGFEAVTLDTKEKLFRVIESISEDTIVAFDTETTGLDTTKDKMVGFSFAFEDTQAYYVPLAHNYLGVEAQVDEADAVEALKKLMQYNIVGQNLKFDFSLLYHQFGFEEMVPYADTMIMAWLSDPGTRVGLDALAEKFFKYDMKPFKDMVKKGEDFSAVSIEEAAFYAAEDAWMTRLLYFALKKKMELASLTPLLKEAKDVEYPFINVLIKMESLGIKVDQNHLKTLQKDLSSRLAKLTEEIYTLTESEFNIKSTKQLGEILFVKLGLKGGKKTKTGYSTNEAVLQSLSDEHEVIGKILEYRENQKMLSTYVDPLLKLAKEDEHSRIYTSFIQTGTATGRLSSKEPNLQNIPVRSELGRSVREAFIAKEGYKLVSIDYSQIELRLLAHFSGDKALMEAFNQGEDIHLATAVKLFGAENAKAKRHFAKAVNFGLLYGMGPKKLSEDTGVTMNEAKEVIKSYFATFPTVKSFIEGIQESVKIDGYVETLLKRRRIFDYENANGMQKAGILRESVNTVFQGSAADLIKLSMLEIDTMIKEEELDAFMLLQIHDELIFEVKEEKVHEIAKRFVHTMENVLELNVPLVCSASIGDSWGELK